From the genome of Nyctibius grandis isolate bNycGra1 chromosome W, bNycGra1.pri, whole genome shotgun sequence, one region includes:
- the TAF1C gene encoding LOW QUALITY PROTEIN: TATA box-binding protein-associated factor RNA polymerase I subunit C (The sequence of the model RefSeq protein was modified relative to this genomic sequence to represent the inferred CDS: inserted 11 bases in 7 codons; substituted 7 bases at 7 genomic stop codons) — MEFLAALFPSYXGAGSPWEEGGPAPAAGWGEHGQVLEAGSSSRQAETTFVPCRGGMGESWETADAAAVPFLPPNASCWVPSLAPQDILYRGILHRKLWAGKSRAALDFTKQLSHFFVDHPEEAFGSLGRLLHNNFYLGNSKLRRQARDTTIRMTALMEEIDRLEARRGCPRQHLASRLRWFSHLCRDWLFEVPLGLLADCVHEELMLQWASLLFDDSPTGGALVWLRPKDVGAHMGCLVYPEGQAMNHLYFQDVVLEELPHARGSPAQFELNGRIQQVAAARADGEDFIGVCLDYHCSVWRVPGRTGSTPTLLQVICTGVPVSCLTRNPCLPGELAIRTQSGAVYLXSVETGXDQLQRLHHNPQTVVFWDHLPWRXSNFTAHLRVLSCTNCTGLQCLDAQTPERCHFDLFKVGEEAGCQQXQPMYLGRAHPSQHLVTTQFSVYMLDEWLLLVPVLKWAQVMKAPPLFAHVMSGXPGRSHKVLLGTSRTQELLLLQYQRGSQSACQLAGPLQKLHSITGCLXHLPAQLPHRQCPLQQRLGAPAAGLAATLQEDRPWESLLVFQLCEAGAVFCQRLTHEAVQPHAPAWGDKAVADSSSSPLFEALAGSLPSLGSEEEEEEEEQTFYLSNLEVIINEDWEEEEDAGMPVALEEAECSQEPCTSPQPSLAVPSPAAALLYCSWLKVLSKGCREPPWHTWPPNLSQKHLFTQKELEVPVGPRTLHGQVCPWLHXAMGEEGCIQCWEPQSPALLQPPELAGVPDPLSTCLTVAWSGDWGQWWEERTSFTVVXWQKXAPGWHSLSASFTSSXTYPSELLELSNAAPSAAXSPPAGLVSDEALLFSLSLCCHDIPKKRQKTLWDYLVVXAXHPGSQARQLCNPSSQSQLSSASKPRRKRPCMGVPGLRRRGPQAPVHFLVIPKRPIPRISCVDPQDAERAKNHLDPVPGQELGSKGFAYWHGNHRLLARQVLSQPTDSTTVEDA, encoded by the exons ATGGAGTTCCTGGCCGCTCTTTTTCCCTCCT TTGGCGCTGGCTCGCCCTGGGAGGAAGGGGGCCCCGCTCCGGCCGCCGGCTGGGGCGAGCATGGGCAGGTGCTGGAGGCCGGCTCCAGCAGCCGTCAG gcCGAGACGACGTTCGTGCCCTGCCGCGGCGGGATGGGCGAGAGCTGGGAAACTGCCGACGCCGCTGCCGTGCCCTTCCTGCCTCCCAACGCGA GCTGCTGGGTCCCCTCGCTCGCACCTCAGGACATCCTCTACCGCGGCATCCTGCACAGGAAGCTCTGGGCAGGCAAGTCCAGAGCTGCCCTGGACTTCACCAAGCAG CTGAGCCACTTCTTTGTGGATCACCCTGAAGAAGCATTTGGCTCCCTGGGGCGGCTGCTGCACAATAACTTCTACCTGGGCAACTCCAAGCTGAGG agaCAGGCCCGGGACACCACCATCCGAATGACTGCCCTCATGGAGGAAATCGACCGTCTGGAGGCCAGGCG CGGCTGCCCTCGGCAGCACCTTGCCTCCCGCCTGCGCTGGTTTTCCCACCTTTGCCGTGACTGGCTCTTCGAGGTGCcgctggggctgctggcagaCTGCGTGCACGAGGAGCTGATGCTGCAGTGGGCCAGCCTGCTCTTTGACGACAGCCCTACGGGGGGCGCGCTGGTCTGGCTGCGCCCAAAAGATGTGGGGGCACACATGGGCTGCCTGGTGTACCCTGAAGGGCAGGCCATGAACCACCTCT ATTTCCAGGACgtggtgctggaggagctgccccATGCCCGGGGCTCCCCAGCACAGTTTGAGCTCAACGGGCGCATCCAGCAAGTGGCTGCTGCTCGGGCAGATGGGGAAG ATTTTATCGGCGTCTGCTTGGACTATCACTGCAGTGTTTGGAGGGTGCCGGGCAGGACAGGGTCCACCCCCACTCTGCTGCAGGTCATCTGCACTGGCGTGCCTGTCTCCTGCCTCA CCCGCAACCCTTGCCTCCCTGGGGAGTTGGCCATCCGCACCCAGAGCGGAGCCGTCTATCTCTGAAGCGTCGAGACTGGGTGAGACCAG CTGCAGCGACTCCACCACAACCCCCAGACTGTTGTTTTTTGGGACCATTTGCCCTGGCGCTGAAGCAACTTCACTGCccacctgcgggtgctgagcTGCACCAACTGCACCGGCCTGCAGTGCCTGGATGCCCAG ACCCCTGAGAGATGCCACTTTGACTTGTTCAAGGTGGGTGAGGAagctggctgccagca ccagcccaTGTACCTGGGCAGGGCTCACCCCTCCCAGCACCTCGTCACCACCCAG TTCTCAGTGTACATGCTGGATGAGTGGTTGCTGCTGGTGCCCGTGCTGAAGTGGGCACAGGTGATGAAGGCCCCCCCCCTCTTTGCCCACGTGATGTCGG GCCCTGGGAGGAGCCATAAGGTGCTGCTCGGCACATCCCgcacccaggagctgctgctgctgcaataCCAGA GGGGCAGTCAGTCAGCCTGTCAGCTGGCAGGGCCTCTGCAGAAGCTACACAGCATCACCGGCTGCCTGTAGCACCTGCCCGCCCAGCTCCCGCACCGCCAGTGCCCACTCCAGCAGCGCCTTGGCGCCCCTGCTGCCG GGCTGGCCGCCACACTGCAGGAGGACCGGCCGTGGGAGTCCCTGCTGGTTTTCCAGCTCTGCGAGGCTGGGGCTGTCTTCTGCCAGAGGCTGACCCACGAGGCAGTGCAGCCCCATGCTCCTGCCTGGGGGGACAAGGCCGTGGCAGACTCCAGCTCTTCCCCTCTCTTCGAGGCTCTGGCTGGCAGCCTGCCAAGCTTGGgcagtgaggaagaagaggaggaggaagagcagacCTTCTACTTGTCCAACCTGGAGGTGATTATCAATGAGgactgggaggaagaggaggacgCAGGCATGCCAGTGGCCCTGGAAGAAGCCGAGTGCTCCCAGGAGCCCTGTACCAGCCCTCAGccctccctggctgtgcccagcccagctgcagccctgctgtACTGCAGCTGGCTGAAGGTGCTTTCCAAAGGCTGTAGGGAGCCCCCCTGGCACACCTGGCCCCCTAACCTCAGCCAGAAGCACCTCTTCACCCAGAAAGAGCTGGAGGTGCCCGTGGGCCCCAGGACCCTGCACGGGCAGGTATGCCCGTGGCTGCACTAGGCCATGGGGGAAGAGGGCTGTATCCAGTGCTGGGAGCCCCAgtcccctgctctgctgcagcctccaGAGCTGGCAGGGGTTCCAGACCCCCTGAGTACCTGTCTGACAGTGGCCTGGTCTGGGGACTGGGGGCAGTGGTGGGAAGAGAGGACAAGCTTCACAGTGGT GTGGCAGAAGTGAGCTCCGGGCTGGCACAGTCTCTCGGCCAGCTTCACCTCCTC CACCTACCCATCTGAGCTGTTGGAGCTGAGCAACGCAGCCCCCTCTGCTG GCTCTCCCCCAGCGGGGCTGGTGTCCGATGAAGCCCTGCTCTTCTCCCTGAGCCTGTGCTGCCATGACATCCCCAAGAAGCGGCAGAAGACGCTGTGGGACTACCTGGTAGTGTAGGC CCACCCCGGCAGCCAGGCCAGACAACTCTGCAACCCCTCCTCCCAGAGCCAGCTCTCCTCCGCCTCTAAGCCTCGCCGCAAGCGCCCCTGCATGGGAG TGCCCGGTCTTCGTCGACGTGGACCCCAAGCCCCCGTCCACTTCCTGGTGATCCCCAAGCGCCCCATCCCCCGGATCAGCTGCGTGGATCCCCAGGACGCCGAG